A genomic region of Barnesiella viscericola DSM 18177 contains the following coding sequences:
- the rlmH gene encoding 23S rRNA (pseudouridine(1915)-N(3))-methyltransferase RlmH produces the protein MKIVLLVVGKTTESYFVQGIDEYSKRLAHYVPFELTVIPELRNTKSLSADQQKEREADLILKALQPGDYVVLLDEHGREFTSLQFASYLEKKMANIAKRLIFVVGGPYGFSNRAYQAAQEKISLSKMTYSHQMIRLIFTEQLYRAMTILNNEPYHHE, from the coding sequence ATGAAAATAGTGCTACTGGTCGTAGGGAAAACGACCGAATCTTATTTTGTTCAAGGTATCGACGAATACAGCAAGCGGCTTGCCCATTATGTACCGTTTGAGTTGACCGTTATTCCCGAATTGCGCAACACCAAAAGCCTCAGCGCCGACCAGCAGAAGGAGCGTGAAGCCGACCTCATCTTGAAGGCGCTGCAACCCGGCGACTACGTGGTGCTGCTCGACGAGCACGGCCGGGAATTTACGTCGCTGCAATTTGCCTCGTACCTCGAAAAAAAGATGGCCAACATAGCCAAGCGGCTGATTTTCGTCGTGGGGGGGCCCTACGGATTCTCAAATCGAGCGTACCAAGCGGCGCAGGAAAAAATTTCGCTCTCCAAGATGACCTACTCCCACCAAATGATTCGGCTTATTTTCACCGAGCAACTTTACCGGGCCATGACCATTCTGAATAACGAACCTTATCATCACGAATAG
- the hemW gene encoding radical SAM family heme chaperone HemW, producing MAGVYIHIPFCASRCIYCDFFSSTDSSWRGRYVDAVCREWTMRRHELEGEPVETLYFGGGTPSTLMPAEREQLFQALAEGIDWKACREVTYEANPDDVTPEFIASLKDTPVNRLSMGVQSFSDADLSFLHRRHTSRAAVEAVERCFAAGYDNLSIDLIYGLPGQTIEGWRANLRQALALGVPHISAYNLIYEEGTALWSMRERGLVKECDEELSLQMFDELIDRLAAAGYEHYETSNFARDGRYARHNTSYWKGTPYLGLGAAAHSYDGRTRRFNPASLSEYIGAIQTGRVAYAEERESADSLYNERILTSLRTCWGLDLSRLRADFGEARAQYCLEQAQPHIRAGRLALDDGILRITRAGLFTSDDVMSDLFWVD from the coding sequence ATGGCAGGAGTTTATATTCACATTCCGTTTTGCGCAAGCCGCTGCATCTATTGCGACTTTTTTTCGTCGACCGATTCGTCGTGGCGGGGACGCTATGTCGATGCCGTCTGTCGGGAGTGGACGATGCGCCGCCATGAATTGGAGGGCGAGCCGGTCGAGACGCTCTATTTCGGAGGAGGTACACCCTCTACACTTATGCCTGCCGAGCGTGAACAGCTGTTCCAAGCACTTGCGGAGGGTATTGATTGGAAGGCTTGTCGCGAGGTGACCTACGAAGCCAACCCCGACGATGTGACCCCCGAGTTTATCGCTTCGTTGAAAGATACACCGGTCAATCGGTTGAGCATGGGGGTGCAGAGTTTCTCCGATGCCGACTTGTCCTTCCTGCATCGGCGCCATACGTCCCGTGCGGCGGTCGAGGCGGTGGAACGTTGTTTTGCAGCCGGATACGACAACCTCAGCATCGACCTCATTTATGGCCTGCCTGGCCAGACAATCGAGGGGTGGCGAGCCAATTTGCGACAGGCTCTGGCCTTGGGTGTGCCGCATATCTCGGCCTACAATCTCATTTACGAGGAGGGCACGGCCTTGTGGAGCATGCGCGAACGAGGGCTGGTGAAGGAGTGTGACGAAGAGCTGTCGTTGCAGATGTTCGACGAATTGATTGACCGCCTGGCTGCCGCCGGGTATGAACATTACGAGACTTCCAATTTTGCCCGCGACGGACGGTATGCTCGTCACAATACCTCCTATTGGAAGGGTACACCTTACCTAGGACTAGGGGCTGCGGCTCATAGCTATGACGGGCGGACACGTCGTTTTAATCCGGCGTCATTATCCGAATATATCGGTGCGATACAGACTGGACGTGTGGCCTATGCCGAAGAACGGGAATCGGCCGACAGCCTTTACAACGAACGTATTCTCACCTCGCTGCGCACCTGCTGGGGACTCGACTTGTCGCGATTGAGGGCCGATTTCGGCGAAGCTCGGGCGCAATATTGCCTCGAACAGGCTCAGCCTCATATCCGTGCCGGCCGCTTGGCTCTCGACGATGGCATATTGCGCATTACGCGAGCAGGGCTCTTTACCTCCGACGATGTGATGAGTGATCTTTTTTGGGTCGATTAG
- a CDS encoding DUF2490 domain-containing protein gives MKRFFKKSSLIALFLISGFSSTAIAREYSSEVGTMWGFTLSKQIDRVNLQLQQNVWTLGKYYERYMPIFTVSYTVIPKHLKLNVLYYYMNQQTPPGTYKNRHRYHLGATFSYPVSHWSLSLSSRFESTYTIGDKHPLNKWRNKFMFSYAIPNSRWTPFFHADLFLLLNGSQSGQMDRVWYDAGVEYRIDRKNSIECKVREEHLMSKAPQQLNTLFSLGYKLKL, from the coding sequence ATGAAACGATTTTTCAAAAAATCATCTCTCATCGCTCTTTTCCTTATCTCCGGATTCTCCTCGACGGCCATCGCCCGGGAATACAGCAGCGAAGTGGGGACCATGTGGGGATTCACCCTGTCGAAACAGATTGACCGGGTGAATCTGCAACTGCAACAAAACGTGTGGACCCTGGGTAAATACTACGAACGGTATATGCCCATCTTTACGGTATCTTACACGGTGATTCCCAAGCATTTGAAATTGAATGTACTTTACTACTATATGAACCAGCAGACACCGCCGGGCACCTATAAGAACCGGCACCGCTATCACCTGGGAGCCACCTTCTCTTACCCCGTGAGTCACTGGTCGCTGTCACTGAGTTCTCGATTTGAATCGACCTACACCATAGGTGACAAACACCCGCTGAACAAGTGGCGAAACAAGTTCATGTTCAGTTATGCTATTCCCAACAGCCGGTGGACGCCTTTCTTCCATGCCGACCTCTTTCTCCTGCTCAACGGCAGCCAAAGCGGCCAAATGGATCGCGTGTGGTACGATGCTGGCGTCGAATACCGCATCGATAGAAAGAACTCTATCGAATGCAAGGTGCGGGAAGAGCATCTCATGAGCAAAGCACCCCAACAACTCAATACCCTTTTCTCGCTGGGATATAAATTGAAACTGTAA